The sequence below is a genomic window from Candidatus Neomarinimicrobiota bacterium.
TCCGATGCGATCCAGCACATCCACGGCGGCTGCCAGGCCGATGGCTCCCGAAATGTTCGGCGTTCCGGCTTCCTCCCTGTCGGGAAAAGTTTCCTTTACTTCGTACCGATCCACAAAGACATGTTCAACCATTCCTCCCCCCACTTCCTCTGGTTCCGTCTCACTGAGAAGGTCTCTGCGGGCGATGACGACCCCAGGTGATCCCGGCACATATATTTTGTGCCCCGAAAAAACAAGAGCGTCAATGTTCTGACTTGGTTTTCCGGGAATTTCCATTGCAACGGGTGTATGGGCGAGAAGCTGAGCCCCATCCACCAGAATGAGTGCCCCGTAAGTGTGGGCGAGTTCCGCAGCCTCGTGGATAGGATTGATGATACCTGTGACGTTACTGACGCCGGTGAGTGCAACGTAGTTTATCTGCCCTTCGTTTTCTTTGAGAATTCTCTCGAGAGCTTCCAGTGAAAGACATCCCATTCCTCCGGGGCTTTCCTCCACAGGAACGTGAAGGATCTTCTTCATGTGTTTTCGGTGAGGCAGGTCATTGGAATGATGCTCCATAATGGAGACCACAGCCGTATCACGGTCGGGACGAATATCTCTGAACACGCGCGCCATTCGATTAATACCCGCAGTCGTCCCACTGCCGGTAAAAAAGCAGGTGTAGTTGTCTGGACTGGCACCCGCAAACGACAGAATGCGGTCGTGGGCCCAGGCATATTCCCGTGTGGCAATCTTGGCACCGAAGTGCAACAGGCTGTGAGTATTGGCGTAGTGACTATAGAAACGTTCAATGACATCGTGAGCCGTTCTCATCATAAGGGTCGAGGCTGACGAATCGAGATAGATCCGGCGGGACTTTTCTCCTGTCGCCAGGATATAGGCCGTGTCTAGCCCTATGAAATCTTTACGGATCTTCCGGTACAGAGCAGCGCTGGAGAGAGCTGCCTTATTCATGATTTCGCAATTTAAGGGAGAGCCCCGTCAGGAGCAATTCCAAAGGTCCACGATTTTTCAAATGCTATGCACTTCTTGTACCACTGCTCGTAGGTGATGCGACGGTGAAGGTAATGATCGGCGGTGCATTTGGCATTTCCTGTACAGATGACAGGCGACGTGCCGCGGACTGTGGAATGGATGACGGCAACGAAAAGTTCGGGACCTTTCGCAAAATATTGACTCAGGTTGAGCATGGCGCTGAAAGCCAGAGCAAGTCCCTGAGTCTCCTTGTTCCGGTTTACCCGGATATCCACCTGGAATACTTTTCCCCGCTGAGGATGGTGGTAAATGTTAGCTCCAAGGAATTGGGACTGGAGCCCCTCTGAATTGACAGGCTGCATCCGTTTGAAATAGTGTGGAGTCATGGCCATAATCTGTTGGTCGGAAAATCTTGGCCGGCCGGCAGACGCAGGGCATAGACTGACCAAGAGAACCGCGGTGAATATGGAGTCTCTAATGATCGATTCTTGCATCAATCTTCTTCCCCCAGACTAAGAACAACGTTCCGGTAATCACCCCGGAGATGGCGTCAATTACGTAGTTGAAGGTACACAGAACCGTTGAGATTAGAATTACGAAAAGCCATAGCAAGAATACAATCCTCAATTCAGGGAAAAAGCGGATACCGTAACTGGTGGCAATGATGGATGCTGCGGCGTGGGTACTGGG
It includes:
- a CDS encoding aminotransferase class V-fold PLP-dependent enzyme, which gives rise to MNKAALSSAALYRKIRKDFIGLDTAYILATGEKSRRIYLDSSASTLMMRTAHDVIERFYSHYANTHSLLHFGAKIATREYAWAHDRILSFAGASPDNYTCFFTGSGTTAGINRMARVFRDIRPDRDTAVVSIMEHHSNDLPHRKHMKKILHVPVEESPGGMGCLSLEALERILKENEGQINYVALTGVSNVTGIINPIHEAAELAHTYGALILVDGAQLLAHTPVAMEIPGKPSQNIDALVFSGHKIYVPGSPGVVIARRDLLSETEPEEVGGGMVEHVFVDRYEVKETFPDREEAGTPNISGAIGLAAAVDVLDRIGMELLRNEEDKIICEVLEKMGQIPDVSIYGEPDPDLCARVASVSFNVKGLDHGLVAAILNDYFNISVRNHCFCAHPYVKEMIMEDLLEMADETALEDMDKVFHRKRGMVRASFAIYSTAEDVVTLIEAVEDISRRKDYYRSLYHAGDHDDYVHNTFHFDHRVDFSIEDCVSELTT